One window of Chamaesiphon minutus PCC 6605 genomic DNA carries:
- a CDS encoding transposase has translation MFFTSIADTLEKHLPEIANYFLSRTTSGVTEGINTRIKLIVRQSYGFNDFDSMREKLLACLFK, from the coding sequence TTGTTTTTTACTAGCATCGCCGATACTCTCGAAAAGCATTTGCCAGAAATTGCTAATTACTTTTTGAGTAGAACAACAAGTGGAGTAACGGAAGGTATTAATACTAGAATCAAATTAATTGTCCGGCAAAGCTATGGCTTTAATGACTTCGATTCGATGCGAGAAAAATTATTAGCTTGCTTATTCAAATAA
- a CDS encoding transposase family protein encodes MDFHLNSLLNLPQATVFTCYQETDFICLQLQLNNEGINCPHCHKYIDHLHDTSHVLVRDLSIFGRLVYLKVPRRKYYCNDCGRYPTEVLDWVEKRRGFTCRYEDYIYAQVKQLTVEQVSVQERLSSEQVQGIFSRIAKRELAKSGCALVGFPDG; translated from the coding sequence ATGGACTTTCACCTGAATTCTTTACTGAATTTGCCTCAAGCTACAGTATTCACCTGTTACCAAGAAACTGATTTTATTTGCTTGCAACTACAACTAAATAACGAAGGGATTAATTGTCCACATTGTCATAAATACATCGATCATCTCCATGACACTAGTCATGTATTAGTGAGAGATTTATCGATTTTCGGTAGATTAGTTTACTTAAAAGTACCTCGACGTAAATATTATTGTAATGATTGCGGAAGATATCCAACGGAAGTCTTAGATTGGGTAGAAAAAAGACGAGGATTTACCTGTAGATATGAAGATTATATCTATGCACAAGTTAAACAGTTAACTGTCGAGCAAGTAAGTGTTCAAGAGCGATTAAGCTCCGAACAAGTTCAAGGTATATTTAGTCGCATAGCGAAGAGAGAGTTGGCAAAAAGCGGATGCGCGCTCGTCGGGTTCCCCGACGGTTAA